A window of Cryptomeria japonica chromosome 3, Sugi_1.0, whole genome shotgun sequence contains these coding sequences:
- the LOC131077751 gene encoding putative pentatricopeptide repeat-containing protein At3g23330 codes for MAASSPVIKLFLSNQYCNSTSYNKSSQAAKNTCAQVRGLCSRGLLKEAMAILNDMCMSVSAAEMDACVLQTCTHSTAIAEGKKTHIHIRSNGFDKKPILQTKLVSMYTTFGNMLEARDVFDKMAKPNVFVWNAMIRGYASKQLYDEALTIFHQMQVVGYAQLGYYTESLQLFCQMELEDLNPGSMTIASVLPACANLGDLVRGKEIHAYVTRNGFELDISVGTTLVDMYAKCNSAENSRKIFDSMSQRDVASWNVMIAGYVQTGHCGEALKLFCKMQRTHIKPTSFTIASLLPACSYLTTLRHGKQIHDFAIRCRFDCNSFVGSAIIDMYVKCGSLEIARKVFDKLSQRDVICWTTMIMGYALHGFGQDALILFHQMQEAGVKPNYVTFIAVLTACSHSGMTDEAWKYFNCMKQDYLIVPRVEHYACMVDLLGRAGRLAEAYEFIKSMPIEPDAGVWGTLLGACRVHCNTDLGKEVAEYIFELEPRNAGYYVLLSNIYAAIGNWDNVSKLKLMVKDREMKKNRALSWIEVKNSVHAFLAEDR; via the exons ATGGCAGCTTCATCGCCTGTTATTAAGTTATTCCTTTCTAACCAGTATTGCAATAGTACTAGTTATAATAAAAGTAGTCAAGCAGCCAAAAACACCTGTGCACAAGTTAGAGGACTGTGTAGCAGGGGATTGCTAAAGGAGGCAATGGCGATCCTGAACGATATGTGCATGTCGGTGTCTGCTGCAGAGATGGATGCATGTGTCCTGCAAACGTGCACCCACTCCACAGCCATCGCTGAAGGGAAGAAAACTCATATCCATATTCGCTCAAATGGATTTGACAAAAAGCCAATATTACAAACTAAACTTGTGAGCATGTATACCACATTTGGGAATATGTTGGAAGCACGCGATGTGTTTGACAAAATGGCCAAGCCAAATGTCTTTGTGTGGAATGCCATGATTAGAGGGTATGCTTCAAAGCAACTCTATGATGAGGCTCTTACAATTTTTCATCAAATGCAAGTGGTAG GTTATGCCCAGTTGGGCTATTACACTGAGTCACTGCAACTCTTCTGTCAAATGGAACTCGAAGACCTGAATCCCGGCTCTATGACAATTGCAagtgtccttcctgcatgtgccaACTTAGGGGATTTGGTTCGAGGAAAGGAAATTCATGCTTATGTAACTAGAAATGGATTTGAGTTGGACATTTCTGTAGGTACTACTCTTGTAGATATGTATGCCAAATGCAACTCCGCAGAGAATTCGCGCAAGATATTTGATAGCATGTCTCAGAGAGATGTTGCTTCCTGGAATGTCATGATCGCAGGTTATGTTCAGACCGGGCATTGTGGTGAGGCTTTAAAACTCTTCTGCAAAATGCAAAGGACACACATTAAACCCACCTCATTCACTATTGCCTCTCTTCTTCCAGCATGTTCCTATTTGACAACCCTCCGCCACGGAAAGCAGATCCATGATTTTGCTATCAGGTGCAGATTTGATTGCAATAGTTTTGTGGGCAGTGCTATCATAGATATGTATGTCAAATGTGGCAGCCTTGAAATTGCACGAAAAGTATTTGACAAATTGTCTCAAAGAGATGTTATTTGTTGGACGACAATGATAATGGGGTATGCCTTGCATGGTTTTGGTCAAGACGCTCTCATACTTTTTCACCAGATGCAAGAGGCAGGCGTTAAGCCTAACTATGTCACCTTTATTGCTGTTCTGACTGCTTGCAGCCACTCAGGGATGACGGATGAAGCTTGGAAATATTTCAATTGTATGAAACAAGATTATCTCATTGTACCTAGAGTGGAACACTATGCATGTATGGTTGATCTTCTTGGTCGAGCGGGACGCCTAGCTGAGGCATATGAGTTCATTAAAAGTATGCCCATAGAACCTGATGCTGGAGTGTGGGGGACTTTGCTTGGTGCCTGTAGGGTTCATTGCAATACAGATCTAGGAAAAGAAGTAGCAGAGTACATTTTTGAGTTAGAGCCACGAAATGCAGGTTACTATGTTCTGCTGTCAAATATTTATGCTGCAATTGGTAATTGGGATAATGTATCCAAGTTGAAATTAATGGTGAAAGACAGAGAAATGAAGAAGAACCGGGCCTTGAGCTGGATTGAAGTAAAGAATAGTGTTCATGCATTTCTCGCTGAAGACAGATAA